The following proteins come from a genomic window of Lolium rigidum isolate FL_2022 chromosome 5, APGP_CSIRO_Lrig_0.1, whole genome shotgun sequence:
- the LOC124655777 gene encoding putative F-box/LRR-repeat protein At3g28410: protein MEMAMGMEAGDPPGAGEDGGGVDVISDLPDDLLGEIITLLPTKDAVRTQILAPRWRHLWCSAPLNLDCRGLVKRRLQLPGVVSRILTSHPGPGRRFWVDIRDFMRIDATKDELLRMNAAVDQWLRSAALRNLQELGVSLSRHLVYPMASYISRLSTTLRVATIANCNLHDSTVQGLRFPQLKQLALESVRISQCSLHHMIAGCPALECLLISCSYGFRCVRINSLSLTSIGVHVRCIWYKELKLEELVVENAPCLKRLLHLDENDHADHLHISVISAPKLETLRYLSNFTKISFGSAVIQGLCVDSLTAVVRTVKILAVDMHVLSLDAVIQLMGFFPCLEKLYIECSFHSFQSGPTNVWRLLKKQKLIRYLDIPLKTIVLEHYRGTKSQVSFLTFFVLHARLLEVMTLGIRTTDNSEEFLAEQRRKLQLENRVSTDARFYFTTDRYIRNYWYITTSVNWI from the exons ATGGAGATGGCGATGGGAATGGAGGCAGGTGATCCTCCCGGAGCGGgcgaagatggaggaggcgtcGACGTCATCAGCGACCTCCCCGACGACCTCCTCGGTGAGATCATCACCCTTCTCCCCACCAAGGACGCCGTCCGCACCCAGATCCTCGCCCCccggtggcgccacctctggTGCTCCGCCCCTCTCAACCTCGACTGCCGCGGCCTTGTCAAGCGTCGGCTTCAACTCCCCGGCGTCGTATCACGCATCCTTACCTCGCACCCAGGGCCCGGCCGACGCTTCTGGGTCGACATACGCGACTTCATGCGCATAGATGCTACAAAGGACGAGTTGCTCCGCATGAACGCTGCCGTGGACCAGTGGCTCCGATCAGCCGCCCTCCGCAATCTACAAGAGCTTGGTGTATCTTTATCCCGCCACCTAGTTTATCCAATGGCGTCATACATCTCCCGCCTCTCGACCACCCTCCGTGTTGCCACCATTGCAAACTGCAACCTCCATGACAGCACCGTTCAAGGGCTTCGGTTCCCCCAGCTTAAGCAGCTCGCGCTTGAAAGCGTCAGAATCTCCCAGTGTTCGCTGCACCACATGATCGCCGGGTGTCCAGCTCTCGAGTGCTTGCTGATTAGCTGCAGCTATGGCTTCCGTTGCGTCCGGATCAACTCCCTTAGCCTTACAAGCATAGGTGTGCATGTTAGGTGTATATGGTACAAGGAGCTCAAGCTCGAGGAACTCGTCGTTGAGAATGCCCCATGTCTTAAGAGGCTGCTCCACCTTGATGAAAATGATCATGCTGACCACCTCCATATATCGGTGATCTCCGCACCTAAACTGGAGAccctgcgatacctttccaacttCACCAAAATCTCGTTTGGCTCAGCGGTTATTCAG GGATTGTGCGTTGATAGCCTCACGGCGGTGGTGCGGACTGTCAAGATTTTGGCTGTTGATATGCATGTTCTTAGTTTGGATGCGGTGATTCAATTGATGGGATTCTTTCCGTGCCTGGAGAAGTTATACATCGAG TGCTCTTTTCACTCATTTCAATCAGGGCCAACAAATGTGTGGCGTCTCCTCAAGAAGCAGAAGCTTATCAGATATCTTGACATCCCTCTCAAGACAATTGTGTTGGAACACTATCGGGGCACCAAGTCACAAGTTAGCTTTCTGACATTCTTTGTATTGCATGCGAGATTGCTAGAGGTGATGACACTTGGCATCAGAACCACGGACAACTCTGAGGAGTTCTTGGCAGAACAACGCAGGAAGCTTCAGCTAGAGAACAGGGTTTCCACAGATGCTCGGTTTTATTTTACGACTGACAGATACATACGCAATTATTGGTATATCACTACTTCCGTAAACTGGATTTAA